The sequence TCGATAGTATTTGTCCAGGTGGGCGGTTTGGACTCTTGTAGAAGATCGCATGAGGCAAGTGCAAAAAATGCCAGGATGAGCAATCCAGTCTGAAGTTTTTTTGGTGGTGACGTTTGAATCATGTGACCCTCGGTATTTTGGTTCATTATCTAAAATCTGTGTGAAGTAACTGAAATATTTAGCACTTCGCCGGCGTTATATGAGGATTTTTCCCCCTCTTTCGCTTTTAAATCTAAACCTGGTCGGCCTTTTCAGAGTATAAAATATTACCACCTCTGAGCATAAAAGGGATGATAATTGTCGCAATATGGATAGGAATCCACAAGTGGAGGGCACATAACCAAATAATTAACAGACATATATCTCTGCTAATCTGAATCCAATTTAGATTTCAAGTGTAGGGTCATATTGTGAGACGTGTCACAGTATAAATTTAACCATATCTTGCATGGGGATCGGAAATAGAGATTTACCAGTGGAAATCAGGTAACTGAGACTAATTTAATATCATGGGAAATTGGCTGGATCAGGACTGAGAATCAAGTAGCCCTTTATGACTAAAAAAAGTGGAAAAATTGTAATTGGGACCTCCGGTTTTTCATACCCAGACTGGAAAGGTGTTTTCTATCCACCTGGCCTAAAACAGGAGGATTGGTTAAAATTTTATGCTGAGCACTATGAATTTTGTGAGCTGAATTTTAGCTACTATCGTATGCCTCAAATTCAACAGATGGAAAAATTTCTCAACTATCCTTTAAAATTTGCCATTAAAGCCCACAAGTCTATGACCCATGACAGACTGGAAGCCAAGGCTGCCCGGCAAGATTTCTTTGAGGCGGTCACCGTACTCCAGCAAGATGATCATCTGGCTGCCGTCCTGCTTCAGTTTCCATATTCGTTTGCATATACAGCTGAGAATCGTATGTATTTGATGGAATTACTTGAGGATCTAGAGTCGTTGCCCCTGGTTGTTGAGTTCAGACATCCCCAGTGGGTTAGAAATTCAGTTTTTGATGAGTTAAGGAAACACTCCTGGGGGATATCAATGCTGGACTCTCCTCAGATAGAAGGCGGTATGCCAGAATTTGATTCGGTCACATCTGATATTGCCTATTTACGTTTTCATGGACGCAATAAGGAAAACTGGTGGAAGGGCAATAATGTGAGCCGCTATGACTATGAATACAGTCTGAAAGAATTGGAAGCTTGGCTTCCCAGAATTTCCAGCATGGCACAACAGTCTAAAACATCGTATATTTCCTTTAATAATCATGCGAGGGGTCAGGCAATTAAGAATGCAAATCAGCTTAAGACCATATTGAAAAAAGCTGAGCTCATATAAGGGGATTTTCATGGCGGATTTATCGCTCAACGCAATTGTTTCTCAAAAGATCGAAGTTTCACCTGGATTAATAATTCTGCGCATTGTTCCTGAAGGCTGGGAATTACCAGATTACAAGGCTGGTCAATTCACTGTTTTAGGATTACCTGGAACTGCACCACGACATAATTTTTCTGATGAGGAAATTCCCCTCAAAGATGAACATAAGCTAATTCGCAGGGCCTATTCTGTATCATCGGCCTCTGTGAATAAAGAGTATATCGAATTTTACATTACCATGGTACGTTCTGGCGCTCTCACACCGCGCATCTTTGCTTTGGAAACCGGTGATAAAATTTTCCTTTCTCAAAAATTTTCAGGTGTTTTTACACTGGAAATGACGGACCCGGATTCAAAC comes from Candidatus Neomarinimicrobiota bacterium and encodes:
- a CDS encoding DUF72 domain-containing protein, with the translated sequence MTKKSGKIVIGTSGFSYPDWKGVFYPPGLKQEDWLKFYAEHYEFCELNFSYYRMPQIQQMEKFLNYPLKFAIKAHKSMTHDRLEAKAARQDFFEAVTVLQQDDHLAAVLLQFPYSFAYTAENRMYLMELLEDLESLPLVVEFRHPQWVRNSVFDELRKHSWGISMLDSPQIEGGMPEFDSVTSDIAYLRFHGRNKENWWKGNNVSRYDYEYSLKELEAWLPRISSMAQQSKTSYISFNNHARGQAIKNANQLKTILKKAELI